A genomic region of Runella rosea contains the following coding sequences:
- a CDS encoding GNAT family N-acetyltransferase — translation MGQIKHNQTEKGGSFFYELEGKSLAAMTYILAGEHKIIIDHTEVDPSLKGQSIGKKLQAELVEYVRKNGIKVMPLCPFANATFKKTPEWQDVLA, via the coding sequence ATGGGACAAATCAAGCACAATCAAACCGAAAAAGGCGGCTCATTTTTTTACGAACTTGAAGGTAAATCACTGGCGGCCATGACGTATATACTGGCCGGCGAGCACAAAATCATCATTGACCACACTGAAGTTGACCCTTCGCTCAAGGGCCAAAGCATCGGCAAAAAATTGCAGGCCGAGCTTGTAGAATATGTACGAAAAAATGGCATTAAAGTGATGCCATTGTGCCCTTTTGCCAATGCGACGTTTAAGAAAACCCCTGAATGGCAGGACGTGCTTGCGTAA
- a CDS encoding YdcF family protein, whose amino-acid sequence MLSTNTLALAQKLWDYHHVNHRLQKSDCILVLGSHDLRVAERGAELYLQGWAPILIFSGGLGRLTQDLWKDAEADKFAAISLEMGVPKEAIYIENKSTNTGENILFTQQLLVTHGLNPQTFIVVQKPYMERRSFATFKKHWPDKQLIVTSPQIPFEQYPNAEIALEEVIHIMVGDLQRVKVYPEKGFQIYQEIPSDVWDAYEQLVALGYTSHLI is encoded by the coding sequence ATGCTCTCCACCAACACCTTGGCCTTAGCTCAAAAACTTTGGGACTACCATCACGTCAATCATAGGCTTCAAAAGTCCGATTGCATCTTGGTATTGGGTAGCCATGATTTGCGGGTTGCGGAGCGTGGGGCGGAGTTGTATCTGCAAGGTTGGGCACCCATTTTGATTTTTTCGGGAGGATTGGGTAGGCTCACGCAGGACCTTTGGAAAGACGCTGAAGCGGATAAATTTGCGGCCATCTCCCTAGAAATGGGCGTCCCGAAAGAAGCCATTTACATCGAAAATAAATCCACGAACACGGGCGAAAATATCCTGTTTACGCAGCAACTTCTCGTCACCCACGGTCTAAATCCACAGACGTTTATCGTGGTCCAAAAGCCCTACATGGAGCGCCGTAGCTTTGCCACTTTTAAAAAGCATTGGCCTGACAAACAACTCATTGTAACCTCGCCACAAATCCCGTTTGAGCAATACCCCAATGCCGAAATAGCGCTTGAAGAAGTAATTCACATCATGGTGGGCGACCTTCAACGCGTGAAAGTATATCCCGAAAAAGGATTCCAGATTTATCAGGAAATTCCCAGTGATGTTTGGGATGCCTATGAGCAATTGGTAGCCTTGGGCTACACTTCGCATTTAATCTAA
- a CDS encoding sodium:solute symporter, which produces MSPYIALSILIVYFIVLIAVSIYTSRGADTNTFFTANKQSPWYLVAFAMIGTSLSGVTFISVPGAVGRIQFSYFQVVLGYILGYLFIGTVLMPLYYRLNLVSIYTYLEQRFGFWAYKTGSAFFLLSRTLGSAVRLYVAAQVLQLAMYNGLGIPFEVSVAITIALIWVYTFKGGIKTIIITDTLQTTFLVTAVALTIYLVANQLDYSFGGMVSAIADSEYSRIFFFDDPKDNKYFWKQFLSGAFIAITMTGMDQDLMQKNLTCKNIGEAQKNMFWFTITLTFVNLMFMSLGVLLYFYAQSKNIAIPAKTDDLYAMLALNHFGVHEGTAGVIVAITFLIGITAATYASSDSALTALTTAFCIDFMNVANKPETERARIKHWVHIGFSVLFYIVIVLFNQMNSKEVITAIFDIAGYTYGPLLGLFAFGLYTKRPVNDRLTPLVCVAGPIITYILNQNSEVWFDGYKIGFERLMLNGAIVFLGLLLISKPKKAVLAS; this is translated from the coding sequence ATGAGCCCCTACATTGCCCTCAGTATTTTGATTGTTTATTTCATTGTTTTGATTGCTGTTTCGATTTATACCTCACGGGGAGCCGATACCAATACGTTTTTTACGGCCAATAAACAGTCGCCTTGGTATTTGGTTGCTTTTGCCATGATTGGGACATCATTGTCGGGAGTTACTTTTATCTCTGTTCCAGGCGCCGTGGGCAGAATCCAGTTTTCGTATTTTCAGGTAGTACTAGGATATATTTTGGGGTATCTCTTTATTGGTACGGTGCTGATGCCACTGTATTATCGCCTCAATCTGGTCTCAATCTATACTTATCTCGAACAACGCTTTGGTTTCTGGGCTTACAAGACGGGTTCGGCTTTTTTCTTACTGTCGCGTACGCTCGGCTCGGCCGTTCGCCTCTACGTGGCGGCGCAGGTGCTACAATTAGCTATGTATAATGGTCTCGGGATTCCGTTTGAGGTTTCGGTGGCAATCACCATTGCGCTGATCTGGGTGTACACTTTCAAAGGCGGTATCAAAACCATTATCATTACCGATACACTCCAAACTACTTTTTTGGTAACTGCCGTAGCGTTGACCATTTATTTGGTAGCCAATCAGCTTGATTATTCATTTGGAGGTATGGTTTCGGCCATTGCCGACAGCGAATATTCCCGTATTTTCTTCTTTGATGACCCCAAAGACAATAAATATTTCTGGAAACAATTTTTATCGGGAGCCTTCATTGCCATTACCATGACCGGAATGGATCAGGATTTGATGCAAAAAAACCTCACCTGCAAAAACATCGGCGAAGCCCAGAAAAATATGTTTTGGTTTACCATTACGCTCACTTTCGTCAACTTGATGTTTATGAGTCTTGGGGTACTGCTTTATTTTTATGCCCAAAGTAAAAACATTGCGATTCCCGCCAAAACTGATGATTTATATGCTATGCTGGCGCTCAATCACTTTGGTGTACATGAAGGGACCGCTGGCGTCATTGTGGCCATTACATTCCTAATTGGGATTACGGCCGCTACTTACGCCAGTTCAGATTCGGCCCTGACGGCCCTGACTACGGCATTCTGTATTGACTTCATGAACGTAGCCAACAAACCCGAAACCGAGCGCGCCCGCATCAAGCACTGGGTTCATATCGGCTTTTCGGTGTTGTTCTACATCGTCATTGTGCTTTTCAACCAAATGAACAGTAAGGAGGTCATCACGGCAATTTTCGACATTGCGGGCTATACTTACGGGCCTTTATTGGGACTCTTTGCTTTTGGCCTTTATACCAAACGCCCCGTCAATGACCGACTAACCCCGCTGGTTTGCGTGGCGGGGCCCATCATTACGTATATTCTCAATCAAAATTCAGAAGTCTGGTTTGATGGCTACAAAATCGGCTTTGAGCGCCTCATGCTCAACGGAGCGATTGTATTCCTCGGATTGTTGCTCATTTCCAAGCCCAAAAAAGCGGTATTGGCTAGTTAG
- a CDS encoding NAD(P)/FAD-dependent oxidoreductase yields MIETNHFDVIVIGGSYAGLSASMALGRSLRSVLIIDSGKPCNRTAPHSHNFITQDGEPPASIAQKAKAQVLVYPTIQFVADTVQSAQKEKNLFRIKTEANVEFTAKKLLFTTGIRDLVPDLPGFADCWGISVIHCPYCHGYEVHGNALGILGNGEVGFEFAKLISQWTPHLTLFTNGPSTLNAEQTKRLQQHHISIIEDELDHLEHTDGKLEQVIFKNGSKLEVSAIFARVPFQQHCAIPQELGCELTENGYLKIDHFNQTTVAGVYAAGDNTSPMRAVSEATAAGTKAGASINKELIQKSF; encoded by the coding sequence ATGATTGAGACTAATCATTTCGACGTTATCGTCATTGGCGGCAGTTACGCGGGTCTTTCTGCCAGTATGGCCTTGGGGCGTTCGTTGCGCTCAGTATTGATTATTGACAGCGGCAAACCCTGCAACCGAACCGCTCCTCATTCGCATAATTTTATCACGCAGGATGGGGAACCACCCGCCTCCATTGCACAAAAAGCCAAAGCTCAAGTACTGGTTTATCCCACCATTCAGTTTGTGGCCGATACTGTACAAAGCGCCCAAAAAGAGAAGAATTTATTCAGGATTAAAACCGAAGCAAATGTAGAATTTACGGCCAAGAAGCTATTGTTTACCACGGGCATTCGTGATTTAGTGCCCGATTTGCCCGGTTTTGCCGATTGTTGGGGAATTTCGGTCATCCATTGCCCCTATTGCCACGGATACGAAGTACACGGCAATGCCTTGGGCATCCTTGGCAACGGAGAAGTGGGATTTGAATTTGCTAAATTAATCAGCCAATGGACACCGCACCTGACATTGTTTACCAACGGCCCGTCAACGCTGAATGCAGAACAAACCAAAAGACTCCAACAGCATCATATATCAATCATTGAGGATGAACTTGACCACTTAGAACATACAGATGGTAAACTGGAGCAGGTCATTTTTAAAAACGGCTCAAAACTAGAAGTTTCTGCGATTTTTGCGCGGGTGCCCTTCCAGCAACATTGTGCTATTCCCCAAGAATTGGGCTGCGAACTCACCGAAAACGGCTATCTCAAAATTGACCATTTTAATCAAACTACCGTGGCGGGGGTGTATGCCGCAGGAGATAATACCTCTCCGATGAGAGCCGTGTCGGAGGCAACAGCAGCGGGTACAAAAGCAGGTGCGTCTATCAATAAAGAGCTGATTCAGAAAAGTTTTTAG
- a CDS encoding thioredoxin-like domain-containing protein, translated as MSTLLLLPFLVLMGLSTLAQNGGYNIKGTIKGLRSEPFTLAHYFGFSQYVVKDTAVADANGQLTFAGDKPLPGGVYMLLSPTKRRVAEFIIGHEQHFSFSSDTVNVVGNMKIENSPDNELYYKYQQQIAGYNTEINVLAAQMKMRQDVLTQTKINNLRRQIFDYYRSFAQENATTLTGKIMKANAEVDLPPAPKRPDGRVDSVWLFQYYKAHFWDNFDFSEERLVRTPTLQRKLDWYMGELTFQHPDSLIQSSDVVIEKALKGGSKEMQAYCIWYLTNKAENPSVMGTEQVFVHLAEKYYLGGIMPMTDSSTVQNIRQKVNVMKPLLVGKTLPALSLTDTTGQLRSVADVKAKYTVVVFYDPDCSHCRKSTPALKAFYEKNKKTLDVQIFAASVARAPDQWKKYIREFGLQEWIHGYDYSFRIDFRKDFDVINTPMIYVLDQDKKIIARRLPAEELDGFMDFYELRLAREKSIKVK; from the coding sequence ATGAGCACCCTGCTTCTTTTACCTTTTCTGGTTTTGATGGGTTTAAGCACGCTCGCCCAAAACGGCGGTTATAACATCAAAGGAACCATTAAAGGGCTTCGGTCTGAGCCGTTTACCTTGGCCCACTATTTTGGTTTTTCGCAATACGTGGTCAAAGATACGGCCGTAGCCGATGCAAATGGTCAATTGACTTTCGCGGGCGACAAACCCCTTCCTGGAGGAGTTTATATGCTTCTTTCACCCACCAAGCGCCGCGTGGCGGAGTTTATCATTGGCCATGAGCAACATTTTTCGTTTAGCTCCGACACCGTCAATGTGGTCGGCAATATGAAGATTGAGAACTCGCCCGACAATGAGCTATATTACAAATACCAACAGCAAATTGCGGGCTACAACACCGAAATAAACGTTTTGGCGGCACAAATGAAAATGCGGCAAGATGTGTTGACCCAAACAAAAATCAACAACCTACGGCGGCAGATATTTGACTATTACCGCAGCTTTGCACAGGAAAATGCTACGACCCTGACGGGAAAAATCATGAAAGCCAACGCCGAGGTTGACCTTCCGCCCGCTCCCAAACGCCCCGACGGTCGGGTGGATTCAGTATGGTTGTTCCAATATTATAAGGCTCATTTTTGGGATAATTTTGATTTTTCGGAAGAGCGCCTCGTTCGTACCCCTACCCTACAACGAAAGCTAGACTGGTACATGGGTGAACTCACCTTTCAGCATCCTGATTCACTGATTCAATCCTCCGATGTTGTAATTGAAAAAGCCCTGAAAGGTGGAAGTAAAGAAATGCAGGCGTACTGTATTTGGTACTTAACCAACAAAGCCGAAAACCCGTCGGTGATGGGTACCGAGCAAGTATTTGTGCATTTGGCCGAAAAATATTACTTGGGCGGAATCATGCCCATGACTGATTCGAGTACGGTGCAGAACATCCGCCAAAAAGTCAACGTCATGAAGCCGCTTTTGGTGGGTAAAACCCTGCCAGCGCTCTCCTTGACGGATACGACTGGTCAACTGCGCTCCGTAGCCGATGTGAAAGCCAAGTACACTGTTGTTGTTTTCTATGACCCCGATTGCAGTCATTGTCGAAAATCTACCCCCGCATTGAAGGCATTTTATGAAAAGAACAAAAAAACGTTGGACGTTCAAATCTTTGCGGCATCAGTGGCGCGAGCGCCCGACCAATGGAAAAAATACATTCGGGAGTTTGGCCTACAGGAATGGATTCACGGCTATGATTATAGCTTTCGTATTGATTTTCGCAAAGATTTTGACGTAATCAATACACCCATGATTTACGTCTTAGACCAAGATAAAAAAATCATTGCCCGGCGCCTTCCCGCCGAAGAATTAGACGGATTTATGGATTTTTATGAACTGCGGCTCGCCCGAGAGAAATCCATAAAAGTCAAATAA
- a CDS encoding TlpA family protein disulfide reductase, with translation MKLKHILLPLFFCITHLVFAQSAYRIEGQIKGLSGGSCILANYYAAQIYAKDTAQADKDGHFVIEGNKPLAGGVYEIVLPDRKTLYRMLIADDQDFSFTADTVDIVGSMRVKGSRDNELFYEFQRFMKDKETEYQKLKAQKVPDSDKRYKDIQDQRKAFYDNFMKVNEGTFTVKLFKASAEPELPAAPKLPNGKTDSAWVFNYYKNHYWDNFDFSDARMLQTPFLHQKLDRYIKELTLQTEDSLIKEADLVVNKAIKGNQKDIISYCIWYITNQYEMPKTVGTEGVFVHMGEKYYLTGIMPVSDTATLKNMSERIKVLKPLLVNKIIPDLGVMSYRAPDKLEYIHGSKADFQVLFFYSPTCGHCRESAPKLKAFHDKMHAQGVDVLTVAIEGKEDEWRKFIKEFKLEGMTNGFGLVASRQVVYRNDYDVFSTPTVYVLDKNKKIIARRLGVEDLEPFLNVYKKRLALESKPAGSRQ, from the coding sequence ATGAAATTAAAACATATCCTTCTTCCTTTATTTTTCTGTATTACGCATTTAGTTTTTGCCCAATCAGCCTACCGAATCGAAGGCCAAATCAAAGGTCTTAGCGGAGGCAGTTGCATTTTAGCCAACTATTACGCCGCCCAAATATACGCCAAAGACACCGCCCAAGCCGACAAAGACGGGCATTTTGTCATTGAAGGTAACAAACCGCTTGCGGGCGGGGTATATGAAATCGTATTGCCCGACCGTAAAACCCTCTATCGGATGCTGATTGCCGACGACCAAGATTTCAGTTTTACCGCCGATACGGTCGACATCGTGGGAAGTATGCGCGTAAAAGGAAGCCGCGACAACGAGCTTTTTTATGAGTTCCAGCGTTTCATGAAGGACAAAGAAACGGAATATCAAAAACTCAAAGCCCAAAAAGTACCCGACAGCGACAAGCGCTACAAAGATATTCAGGACCAACGGAAAGCCTTTTATGACAATTTTATGAAGGTCAACGAAGGTACTTTTACCGTCAAGCTCTTCAAAGCGTCTGCCGAACCAGAATTACCAGCCGCGCCTAAACTTCCTAACGGCAAAACGGATTCTGCTTGGGTCTTCAATTACTATAAAAATCACTACTGGGACAACTTCGATTTTTCGGATGCTCGGATGCTCCAGACGCCGTTTCTCCATCAAAAACTGGACCGCTACATCAAAGAATTGACCCTCCAAACGGAAGACTCACTCATCAAAGAAGCTGATTTAGTGGTCAATAAGGCCATCAAAGGAAATCAAAAAGACATTATTTCCTATTGTATTTGGTACATTACCAACCAATACGAAATGCCAAAGACTGTCGGAACAGAGGGTGTTTTTGTGCACATGGGCGAAAAATACTACCTCACTGGCATCATGCCTGTTTCTGATACGGCTACCCTCAAAAATATGTCTGAGCGCATCAAAGTGTTGAAGCCGTTGTTGGTCAACAAAATCATTCCCGACTTGGGCGTGATGAGCTACCGCGCCCCTGACAAGCTAGAGTACATTCACGGCAGCAAAGCTGACTTTCAGGTGCTGTTTTTTTACTCTCCTACCTGCGGTCACTGCCGCGAATCGGCCCCTAAGTTGAAAGCCTTTCACGACAAAATGCACGCGCAGGGCGTCGATGTGTTGACCGTTGCCATCGAGGGCAAAGAGGACGAATGGCGCAAATTTATCAAAGAGTTTAAGCTTGAAGGCATGACCAACGGGTTTGGATTAGTGGCTTCTCGTCAGGTAGTATACCGCAACGATTATGACGTTTTTTCAACGCCAACGGTGTATGTCTTAGACAAAAACAAAAAAATTATTGCCCGTCGACTGGGCGTCGAAGATTTGGAACCATTTTTGAATGTTTATAAAAAGCGCCTTGCATTGGAATCAAAACCCGCAGGCAGCCGGCAATAA
- a CDS encoding TonB-dependent receptor, translated as MTLKHLLLFIFALSTSLNVWGQQRPKFQAARPNELSGMVRDSLTGEPIANAVVRINFDKIGLYTDTTGTFSVNLIDAEYVVTVSRLGYRPFRIKVKMNKSIRLDIKLMNIAEELEEVIISTQAVDQNVSRPLLGVTQMNIKTIKRLPAIMGEVDVLRSLQMLPGVTSVGEASNGVNIRGGAVDQNLILLDDAPIFNPTHLFGLFSVFPPDAVSGMELYKGTTPARFGGRAAAVLDVSMSNPSLEKFSLQGGVSFVANRLTAEIPLVKGKVGLLVTGRGAFNDFAFQWGPQKLKNIRASFGDAAAKLFWRINTKNTFSLSNYYSTDFFQTDLLGGINDINSTSTQYNYKTLNFTAKWFHAFGSKLNVQTTGVYSRYRPRILLPELDSDNKVSIGSEILQRQVKTNFNYAPNARHKIEFGANMTHYQLQPGTLNPGSNQRVNAQSIPTENGIELALHAEDEVTVNSKMTVSAGLRYSYFMALGPSTVRLYTPGGPRTESTIIDSVSYGAGQVTKTYGGFEPRLGLRYNIDEQSSIKFGYNLMRQYLQVVSNTTTPLPTSRWKMSDAHIRPQVSQLWSAGYFKNLKSNIYEFSIEGYYRTTQNIMDFKPGADFLLQKYIETQVLQGQSRAYGAELMVTKKKGEITGWVNYTYSRVLNQVNEGLQFTEQINDGKWYPANFDRPHNVNMSFNYSENKYHNISLTFTYGTGRPYTIPNGFVSFQGKAYPYYAERNQGRIKDYHRLDFSWQINNPNLKNNRWTGSWIFTVYNLYGRKNQYSVFMRTQGTAYTTYQLQIFSSPIVSLAYSFKFM; from the coding sequence ATGACTTTGAAACATTTACTCCTTTTTATATTCGCCCTTAGCACCAGCCTAAACGTTTGGGGACAACAACGGCCCAAATTTCAGGCGGCCCGTCCCAATGAACTGAGCGGAATGGTGCGTGATTCTCTTACGGGTGAACCCATCGCCAACGCCGTCGTTCGCATAAATTTTGACAAAATCGGTCTTTACACCGATACCACGGGCACATTTTCGGTCAACTTGATTGATGCCGAATATGTGGTAACGGTCAGTCGATTGGGTTACCGACCGTTTCGTATTAAAGTAAAAATGAATAAAAGCATTCGGCTGGACATCAAATTGATGAACATCGCCGAAGAGCTAGAAGAGGTCATCATTTCGACCCAAGCCGTGGACCAAAACGTGTCGCGGCCACTGCTGGGCGTAACCCAGATGAACATCAAAACCATTAAACGACTGCCTGCCATCATGGGTGAAGTGGATGTGTTGCGAAGCCTACAAATGCTCCCCGGCGTAACGTCGGTGGGAGAAGCGTCCAATGGAGTCAATATTCGGGGTGGTGCCGTTGACCAAAATTTGATTCTGCTCGACGATGCCCCTATTTTCAACCCCACGCACCTTTTTGGCCTGTTTTCGGTCTTCCCGCCCGATGCCGTCTCTGGCATGGAGTTGTACAAAGGCACCACCCCAGCGCGGTTTGGCGGACGGGCAGCGGCGGTTTTGGACGTGTCAATGTCTAACCCAAGTTTGGAAAAATTTAGTTTACAAGGTGGCGTAAGTTTTGTAGCAAACAGGCTCACGGCCGAAATCCCGCTCGTCAAAGGCAAAGTGGGACTTTTGGTGACAGGACGCGGGGCTTTCAATGACTTTGCTTTTCAGTGGGGACCGCAAAAGCTCAAAAATATTCGGGCGAGTTTCGGCGATGCCGCCGCCAAGCTATTTTGGCGTATCAATACCAAAAACACCTTTTCTCTCTCCAATTATTACAGCACCGATTTCTTTCAAACCGACCTTTTGGGCGGCATCAATGATATTAATTCTACCTCGACCCAGTACAATTACAAAACGCTCAACTTCACGGCGAAATGGTTTCACGCGTTTGGCAGTAAACTCAACGTGCAAACGACGGGCGTTTATAGCAGGTACCGCCCGCGCATTTTGTTGCCAGAGTTGGACAGCGACAATAAAGTGAGCATTGGCTCCGAAATCCTGCAACGTCAAGTAAAAACCAATTTCAATTATGCGCCCAACGCCCGCCATAAAATTGAATTTGGGGCCAATATGACCCATTATCAACTGCAACCGGGCACACTTAATCCGGGAAGCAACCAACGTGTGAACGCCCAAAGTATTCCAACGGAAAACGGGATTGAACTGGCATTACACGCCGAAGATGAAGTAACTGTCAATTCCAAGATGACGGTTTCGGCAGGTTTACGATACTCTTACTTTATGGCACTCGGGCCCAGTACCGTTCGTCTCTACACGCCCGGCGGCCCCCGCACGGAGTCTACCATTATTGATTCTGTTTCTTACGGAGCTGGGCAAGTGACCAAAACCTACGGAGGCTTTGAACCACGGTTGGGCCTACGCTACAATATCGACGAGCAGTCTTCTATCAAGTTTGGCTACAACCTGATGCGTCAGTATTTACAAGTCGTTTCCAATACCACCACTCCCCTGCCCACGTCGCGATGGAAAATGAGCGACGCGCACATCCGGCCGCAGGTAAGTCAATTATGGTCAGCGGGTTATTTCAAAAACTTGAAAAGTAATATTTACGAGTTTTCAATTGAAGGCTACTACCGCACCACCCAAAATATCATGGATTTTAAACCGGGCGCGGATTTCTTACTCCAAAAATACATCGAAACGCAGGTATTGCAGGGCCAAAGCCGTGCCTACGGAGCCGAATTGATGGTCACTAAGAAAAAAGGAGAAATTACGGGATGGGTTAATTACACGTACTCACGGGTACTGAATCAGGTCAATGAAGGGCTGCAATTTACCGAGCAAATCAACGACGGCAAATGGTATCCCGCCAATTTTGACCGCCCGCACAATGTCAACATGTCGTTCAATTATTCCGAAAACAAGTACCACAATATTTCGCTGACGTTTACTTACGGCACCGGCCGGCCCTACACGATACCGAATGGTTTTGTGAGTTTTCAGGGCAAAGCCTACCCGTATTATGCCGAACGTAACCAAGGCCGCATCAAGGATTATCACCGCCTAGACTTCTCGTGGCAAATCAATAATCCCAATCTCAAAAACAACCGTTGGACAGGAAGTTGGATTTTTACGGTCTATAATCTATACGGGCGCAAAAACCAGTACTCGGTCTTCATGCGCACCCAAGGCACCGCATATACCACGTACCAACTCCAAATTTTCTCATCGCCGATTGTATCTTTGGCGTACAGTTTCAAATTTATGTAA
- a CDS encoding DUF4249 domain-containing protein — protein sequence MPLINRLFYCLQFMNIRPKTTLFIWLLLSVFYGCVEPYDITYSLNANVLSVEGFVSDQAGTTVSINIARNSNNSYYSEPQKKCIAEIRAGDGSTIQLQEVADGIYAAPANFRGKVGQTYQLAFKTPDGKTYESSKELLSTSPEIKKIYQQFDQNGLLDNLGKNVVSSTVDVYLDVDDPKETQNYYLWRWKLYEEQSICITCTGGRLVNGQCVKINSRNPPDYDYQCDKQCWELIYNSTINILDDKFVNGRSITGRLIGKIPFYSPSQGCLLEIEQLSLSQQAYQYFQLLSNQSQNTGTLTDTPPAAIIGNIRNVTDSQDKVVGFFGAAGTRKVQYWINRALYPNPLVKTLLGRTPNYEITSFPPSAYPCVLSRTRTPIRPEGWQ from the coding sequence ATGCCCTTAATCAACCGTCTTTTCTACTGTCTGCAATTCATGAATATCCGCCCCAAAACAACCCTTTTTATCTGGTTACTGCTAAGTGTTTTCTACGGTTGCGTAGAACCTTACGATATTACCTATTCACTCAACGCCAACGTGTTGAGCGTAGAAGGTTTTGTGTCTGATCAAGCAGGTACGACCGTCAGTATTAACATCGCCCGCAACTCAAACAACAGTTATTACTCAGAGCCACAAAAAAAATGCATCGCCGAAATCAGAGCTGGCGATGGAAGCACAATACAGCTTCAGGAAGTAGCCGATGGAATCTACGCAGCCCCCGCCAACTTTAGAGGAAAAGTCGGACAAACTTACCAACTCGCTTTCAAAACGCCCGATGGCAAAACCTACGAGTCGTCCAAAGAACTGTTGAGCACCTCTCCTGAAATCAAAAAGATATATCAGCAATTTGACCAAAACGGACTTTTGGACAACTTGGGCAAAAATGTGGTCAGCTCAACGGTAGATGTGTACCTCGACGTTGACGACCCCAAAGAAACCCAGAACTACTATCTCTGGCGCTGGAAACTATACGAAGAGCAAAGCATCTGTATCACTTGTACTGGCGGGCGGCTAGTGAATGGGCAATGCGTAAAAATCAATTCACGCAACCCACCCGACTACGATTATCAATGCGACAAACAATGCTGGGAACTTATCTACAACAGCACCATAAATATATTGGACGACAAATTTGTGAACGGCAGGAGCATCACGGGAAGGCTCATCGGCAAAATCCCTTTTTATTCTCCTTCTCAAGGCTGCCTACTCGAAATTGAGCAATTGTCACTTTCTCAACAGGCATATCAATATTTTCAACTGTTGAGCAACCAATCCCAAAATACGGGTACGCTGACCGATACACCGCCCGCCGCCATCATCGGTAATATCCGAAACGTGACCGATTCTCAAGACAAAGTAGTCGGTTTTTTTGGCGCTGCGGGCACCCGTAAAGTACAGTATTGGATCAATCGGGCGCTGTATCCCAACCCACTGGTCAAAACCCTACTCGGACGCACCCCCAACTACGAAATCACCTCTTTTCCTCCCTCCGCCTATCCTTGTGTTTTGAGCAGAACACGCACCCCGATTCGCCCCGAAGGCTGGCAGTAA
- a CDS encoding ATP-dependent Clp protease adaptor ClpS translates to MQPFEMPEIDVLEEIEEKIVETDLYSLVVFNDEINTFDWVIDTLMEVCSHTPEQAEQCTIIIHYKGKCKVKNGSWEELVPLRQEICRRGISAEVL, encoded by the coding sequence ATGCAACCGTTTGAGATGCCAGAAATTGACGTGTTAGAGGAAATTGAAGAAAAGATTGTGGAGACCGACTTATACAGTTTAGTCGTTTTCAATGATGAAATTAATACGTTTGACTGGGTGATTGATACATTGATGGAGGTTTGCAGTCATACACCCGAACAAGCTGAGCAATGTACCATTATTATTCACTACAAAGGAAAATGTAAAGTGAAAAATGGTTCGTGGGAAGAACTCGTTCCCTTGCGTCAGGAAATATGTCGGAGAGGAATTTCTGCGGAAGTGCTCTAA